The Myripristis murdjan chromosome 17, fMyrMur1.1, whole genome shotgun sequence DNA segment cctcctaaTCTCTTCtatgctggacctggagatgtggcctgtgatgtctgcGTTGGGAGAAagctgaaagccctcaagtcctgtctggtgtgtctggtctcttactgtgagcaccacctccagcctcactatgATGCAGctccattaaagaaacacaagctggtggaagccaCTGTGCAgtttcaggagaacatctgctctcggagtcggcaaaaaatccagcagagaatccaggacacagagaaagacgtgaaggtgcttcagcaggaggtggaggccatcaatcgctctgctgataaagcagtggaggacagtgagaagatcttcactgagctgatcaGTTTGATTGAGAAAAGAAgatctgatgtgaagcagcagatcagatcccagcaggaagaggaagcgaGTCGGGCTGAAGAACTTCagaagaagctgaagcaggagatcgctgagctgaggaggaaagacgctgagctggagcagctctcacacacagaggatcacacCCATTTTCTAAATAACTACCCCTCACTGTCAcgtctcagtgaatctacacactcacccagcaacaacatccgtcctctgagctactttgaggatgtgactgcagctgtgtcagagctgagagagaaactacaggaccttcttagtgaggaatggtccaagacctcactgacagtgactggagtggatgttctactgccacaaccagagcccaagaccagagctgaatacttacaatattcatgtcaaatcacactggatccaaacacagcaaacacacggCTGTCATTATCAGAGTGGAACAGAAAAGCGACACGAATTGGAAAACATCAGCCATATTGtcatcacccagacagattcaCTACATGGTTTCAGGTCCTGAGTAGAGAGGGCCTGACTGGAcattgttactgggaggtggagtggagtGGACCAGATGTTTCAATAGCAGTCGCATACAAGGATATTAGCAGAACAGGTCAGTTTGGATCCAATGACAAGTCTTGGGCATTAGATTGTTACAATCAGTTCAGCCATAACAGCATCAAAACTCCCACATCagtccctgtgtcctccagagtagcagtgtacctggatcacagagcaggtattctgtccttctacaacgtctctgaaaccatgactctcctccacagagtccagaccacattcactcagcctctccatgctggatTTAGGGTTTATGGAGGCTCGGCTGAGTTTTGTCagctcaagtagacaggagttattaaagcagcaaaatgtaagtttttgtttttaaaaaatatttttccctgaGTCattgcagcttcatgtcactgaggtgtttctgcactcccacctgtcaatcaaacagtgtgggcgggactgtaaCCTCTTCCTACCTCCATGTTCCTTGCTGGCCCTCTTTGTTCCATCATGGCGGCTATTGTGGAACAGCCTAACCCAACTGCCAGAGGAGAGGCTCACTAGAAAGATTTTTAATTGGAGCAGAATGCACAACCATCCGTGGATTAGGGaagtctctttatttttttctgttacaggGTTAAGTA contains these protein-coding regions:
- the LOC115375028 gene encoding tripartite motif-containing protein 16-like protein, with the protein product MAQRGIQLDSAKFCCSICLDLLKDPVTIPCGHSYCLSCIKRYWDGEEQREIHRCPQCRQTFTPRPVLGKNTMLAEIVEEMKKTGLQAHHLQPHYDAAPLKKHKLVEATVQFQENICSRSRQKIQQRIQDTEKDVKVLQQEVEAINRSADKAVEDSEKIFTELISLIEKRRSDVKQQIRSQQEEEASRAEELQKKLKQEIAELRRKDAELEQLSHTEDHTHFLNNYPSLSRLSESTHSPSNNIRPLSYFEDVTAAVSELREKLQDLLSEEWSKTSLTVTGVDVLLPQPEPKTRAEYLQYSCQITLDPNTANTRLSLSEWNRKATRIGKHQPYCHHPDRFTTWFQVLSREGLTGHCYWEVEWSGPDVSIAVAYKDISRTGQFGSNDKSWALDCYNQFSHNSIKTPTSVPVSSRVAVYLDHRAGILSFYNVSETMTLLHRVQTTFTQPLHAGFRVYGGSAEFCQLK